From Actinosynnema mirum DSM 43827, a single genomic window includes:
- a CDS encoding GHMP kinase has product MSRTPARPASEPRRPVLDSSRPDVRARGTGHAPSHHGELLQGCFADRAGARRNGLVTLRLDEPRTRAEFRPDPALRPGEVRVVPEDRVNTALAAETAVRVCARLTGRAVVGGRVLLSGGVPVGLGMGSSTSDLIAAVRAVADAYRISLGPQEVAGIAVGVESASDPLMLDARPVLFAQREGTVIEVLGERLPPLVVLGCLTGGGAAVDTAALPVDDYSDEEVARFSLLRQEIRLAVRSGDPALLGRVCTGSALLNQRRLPKAELPDLLGAAEESGAVGVQVAHSGNVAGVLFRADRAGSRTRAAACARLLARAGVPVTGVFDAPGS; this is encoded by the coding sequence ATGAGCCGAACACCCGCGCGCCCCGCGTCCGAGCCGAGGAGGCCCGTGCTCGACAGCTCCCGGCCGGACGTGCGGGCGCGCGGAACCGGTCACGCGCCCAGCCACCACGGCGAGCTCCTGCAGGGCTGCTTCGCCGACCGGGCGGGCGCGCGGCGCAACGGCCTGGTCACGCTGCGGTTGGACGAGCCGCGCACCCGCGCCGAGTTCCGGCCCGACCCGGCGCTGCGGCCCGGCGAGGTGCGCGTGGTCCCGGAGGACCGGGTGAACACCGCGCTGGCGGCGGAGACGGCGGTGCGGGTGTGCGCCAGGCTGACCGGGCGCGCGGTGGTGGGCGGCCGGGTGCTGCTGTCCGGCGGGGTCCCGGTGGGGCTGGGCATGGGCTCGTCGACCAGCGACCTCATCGCGGCGGTGCGCGCGGTCGCCGACGCCTACCGGATCTCGTTGGGGCCGCAGGAGGTCGCGGGCATCGCGGTCGGCGTCGAGTCGGCCAGCGACCCGCTCATGCTGGACGCGCGGCCGGTGCTGTTCGCGCAGCGCGAGGGCACGGTGATCGAGGTGCTGGGCGAGCGGTTGCCGCCGCTGGTGGTGCTGGGCTGCCTGACCGGGGGCGGCGCGGCGGTGGACACGGCGGCGCTGCCGGTCGACGACTACTCCGACGAGGAGGTGGCGCGGTTCTCCTTGCTGCGCCAGGAGATCCGGTTGGCGGTGCGGTCGGGCGACCCCGCGCTGCTGGGCCGGGTGTGCACGGGCAGCGCGCTGCTCAACCAGCGCAGGCTGCCCAAGGCCGAGCTGCCCGACCTGCTCGGCGCGGCCGAGGAGAGCGGGGCGGTCGGCGTGCAGGTCGCCCACAGCGGCAACGTCGCCGGTGTGCTGTTCCGCGCGGACCGGGCCGGTTCCCGGACCCGCGCCGCCGCGTGCGCCCGCCTGCTGGCGCGCGCGGGCGTCCCGGTCACCGGCGTGTTCGACGCGCCGGGGAGCTGA
- a CDS encoding methyltransferase: MNTTSPGHPLIAELPDLLPAEHIVRINTPKEDIGSTRSYEWNGWTFRVPPGVFTPGATSRMVHERLLDGRIAVRGLVYAAMGVGLGVEAVAAGVAGAAKVHALDVHAPSVECAAEHFAEFVAAGGELVPGVGDLFDPVPDGERLDVVTFNPPAVSQRVSDDPDVVRNVCEGAVIVTRFFDQLVERDLLAEGGRVYVALSNTADLKAIVSHAVHIGLSPALEHRHDWEDGVVTHVFRFTRAVTA, from the coding sequence GTGAACACGACCTCGCCCGGCCACCCGTTGATCGCTGAACTGCCCGACCTCCTCCCCGCCGAGCACATCGTCCGCATCAACACGCCGAAGGAGGACATCGGCTCGACTCGGTCGTACGAGTGGAACGGCTGGACCTTCCGGGTGCCGCCCGGCGTGTTCACCCCCGGCGCGACCAGCCGCATGGTCCACGAGCGGCTGCTGGACGGCCGGATCGCGGTGCGCGGCCTGGTGTACGCGGCCATGGGCGTCGGACTCGGCGTCGAAGCCGTCGCGGCCGGGGTCGCGGGAGCGGCCAAGGTGCACGCGCTGGACGTGCACGCGCCCAGCGTCGAGTGCGCGGCCGAGCACTTCGCCGAGTTCGTCGCCGCGGGCGGCGAGCTCGTGCCCGGCGTCGGCGACCTGTTCGACCCGGTGCCCGACGGCGAGCGGCTGGACGTGGTCACGTTCAACCCGCCCGCCGTGAGCCAGCGGGTCAGCGACGACCCCGACGTGGTGCGGAACGTGTGCGAGGGCGCGGTGATCGTCACCCGGTTCTTCGACCAGCTCGTGGAGCGGGACCTGCTCGCCGAGGGCGGCCGGGTGTACGTCGCGCTGTCGAACACCGCCGACCTCAAGGCGATCGTGTCGCACGCGGTCCACATCGGACTGTCCCCCGCGCTGGAGCACCGGCACGACTGGGAGGACGGGGTCGTCACCCACGTCTTCCGCTTCACCAGGGCGGTGACCGCGTGA
- a CDS encoding MFS transporter, with translation MTPTTEDLRGDAPPRGPLLLDPAFLRLWCGATASGLATWSLPFVLGLAVLERSITPTVLGLVLAARTVGFLLAVPAAGVLADRYSRRAVVLWAGLAAAVAAPVIAYGLGRSTLVMAVAALVAGAGQGACRPAFQALTAEVVLAADRRRANAAMTVAVRVTSLVAPGLTALLATVAGVWALLIATGALWLVAGLLPPAGKPSAPTSGTRFAPVAEFLEGVREARRHPWFLAGLGALTAVIATGYSATGVALPLVSRDDYGTEFVLAAATTGYTVGALLGGLLLSRWSPRAPGWTALLGLGCYGLAPLSLVVPTSPLVVIAAYVVAGVGIELFNVPWFTATQHEVAPDKLARVSSLDFLLSYGLAPLGLSVMAPLIEHVGVAPVMVGCAVICFAAPALAALHPSSRSFATGSAVRG, from the coding sequence ATGACCCCCACCACCGAAGACCTGCGAGGGGACGCGCCGCCCCGCGGTCCGCTGCTGCTCGACCCCGCCTTCCTGAGGCTGTGGTGCGGCGCCACGGCGTCCGGCCTGGCCACCTGGAGCCTGCCGTTCGTGCTGGGCCTCGCGGTCCTGGAGCGCTCGATCACCCCGACCGTCCTCGGGCTGGTGCTCGCCGCCCGCACGGTCGGCTTCCTGCTCGCCGTGCCCGCGGCGGGCGTGCTGGCCGACCGGTACTCGCGCCGCGCGGTCGTGCTGTGGGCCGGACTGGCGGCGGCGGTGGCCGCGCCGGTGATCGCCTACGGGCTCGGCCGCTCCACGCTCGTCATGGCGGTGGCCGCGCTCGTCGCGGGCGCGGGCCAGGGCGCGTGCCGACCGGCCTTCCAGGCGCTGACGGCCGAGGTGGTCCTGGCCGCCGACCGCAGGCGGGCCAACGCGGCGATGACCGTGGCCGTCCGGGTGACCTCGCTGGTCGCGCCGGGGCTCACCGCGCTGCTGGCGACCGTGGCCGGGGTGTGGGCGCTGCTCATCGCCACCGGCGCGCTGTGGCTGGTCGCGGGTCTGCTGCCCCCGGCCGGGAAGCCGTCCGCGCCCACGTCCGGGACCCGCTTCGCGCCCGTGGCGGAGTTCCTGGAGGGCGTGCGCGAGGCGCGGCGGCACCCGTGGTTCCTGGCGGGCCTTGGCGCGCTCACGGCCGTCATCGCCACCGGCTACTCCGCGACCGGCGTGGCGCTGCCGCTGGTGAGCCGGGACGACTACGGCACCGAGTTCGTGCTGGCGGCGGCGACCACCGGCTACACCGTGGGCGCGCTGCTCGGCGGCCTGCTGCTGAGCCGCTGGTCGCCGCGCGCGCCGGGGTGGACCGCGCTGCTGGGCCTCGGCTGCTACGGCCTGGCCCCGCTGAGCCTGGTCGTGCCGACCTCGCCGCTGGTGGTGATCGCGGCGTACGTGGTCGCGGGGGTGGGCATCGAGCTGTTCAACGTCCCGTGGTTCACCGCGACGCAGCACGAGGTGGCGCCGGACAAGCTGGCGCGGGTGTCCTCCTTGGACTTCCTGCTGTCCTACGGCCTGGCCCCCCTGGGGTTGTCGGTGATGGCCCCGCTGATCGAGCACGTGGGCGTGGCGCCGGTGATGGTGGGGTGCGCGGTGATCTGCTTCGCGGCCCCGGCGCTCGCCGCGCTGCACCCGTCGTCGCGCTCGTTCGCCACCGGGAGCGCCGTCCGGGGCTGA
- a CDS encoding Rossmann-like domain-containing protein, giving the protein MSGAVDGLITDVLAGRLGPDPADVVATSVFWAHHGTRLAGGDVTYRNQYVLARVGAAFGACAFEAGELTPEICAELSGQPLEKLLRDERLPLRIAALDAYLAATAPHHEAAHAEPVELPAGTPEVRAVARDAAIAGLLDLPAGAKVALIGVVNPLVAAIRARGAECLPCDLNLTTTQWGDPVTPSMRDVLPVADAVVATGMTLGNGSFDVILASCRERGVPLVVYAQTGSAVARHFLGAGVTALSAEPFPFSQFSAEPTRLYRYRARLSG; this is encoded by the coding sequence GTGAGCGGCGCCGTCGACGGGCTCATCACCGACGTGCTCGCGGGCCGCCTCGGCCCCGACCCGGCGGACGTCGTGGCCACCAGCGTGTTCTGGGCCCACCACGGCACCCGCCTCGCCGGCGGGGACGTCACCTACCGCAACCAGTACGTGCTCGCGCGGGTCGGCGCGGCGTTCGGGGCCTGCGCGTTCGAGGCGGGCGAGCTGACGCCGGAGATCTGCGCCGAACTGTCCGGGCAGCCGCTGGAGAAGCTGCTGCGCGACGAGCGGCTGCCGCTGCGGATCGCCGCGCTGGACGCCTACCTGGCCGCCACCGCCCCGCACCACGAGGCCGCGCACGCCGAACCGGTCGAGCTGCCCGCCGGGACGCCGGAGGTCAGGGCGGTCGCCAGGGACGCCGCCATCGCGGGCCTGCTCGACCTGCCCGCCGGTGCGAAGGTCGCGCTGATCGGCGTGGTGAACCCGCTGGTCGCCGCGATCCGGGCGCGCGGCGCGGAGTGCCTGCCGTGCGACCTGAACCTCACCACCACGCAGTGGGGCGACCCGGTCACGCCGTCGATGCGCGACGTGCTGCCGGTCGCGGACGCGGTCGTCGCCACCGGCATGACGCTGGGCAACGGCAGCTTCGACGTGATCCTGGCCTCCTGCCGGGAGCGCGGCGTGCCGCTGGTCGTGTACGCGCAGACCGGCAGCGCCGTGGCCAGGCACTTCCTCGGCGCCGGGGTGACCGCGCTGTCCGCCGAGCCGTTCCCCTTCTCGCAGTTCAGCGCGGAACCGACCCGGCTCTACCGCTACCGGGCGAGACTGTCCGGATGA
- a CDS encoding ABC transporter substrate-binding protein translates to MSVPRALPVALAALLLSGCGAQIEQQGGEAATATVDRCGEPVEYRVPQRVVAYEGGSADKLFSLGLTEHVHGYVMPPANPPVTESPWAAEYAKVEFLSDDLLNRELVVDAKADLVVAGWNSGFSDQRGITPKILDGLGIQSFLHTESCFNYPEFPERKTPFEALYTDLDRLGKIFHVEDRATEVVDGLKKRVDAVRAATPQGEPVPVFLYDSGTDQPFTAGAQVPPTEIISFAGGRNIFADVDARWTKVGWEAVVERQPEVIVILDYGDKPAQEKIDFLRSSPTTATLPAVVNNRFHVLDYNEGISGPRNVDGLEGFAEYLKTVPRG, encoded by the coding sequence ATGAGCGTCCCCAGAGCCCTCCCCGTCGCGCTCGCCGCGCTGCTGCTGTCCGGCTGCGGCGCGCAGATCGAGCAGCAGGGCGGGGAAGCGGCCACCGCCACCGTCGACCGCTGCGGCGAGCCGGTCGAGTACCGCGTGCCGCAGCGGGTCGTCGCCTACGAGGGCGGCAGCGCGGACAAGCTGTTCTCCCTCGGCCTCACCGAGCACGTCCACGGCTACGTCATGCCCCCGGCCAACCCGCCGGTCACCGAGTCGCCGTGGGCGGCCGAGTACGCGAAGGTCGAGTTCCTCAGCGACGACCTGCTCAACCGCGAGCTGGTCGTGGACGCCAAGGCCGACCTGGTGGTCGCGGGCTGGAACTCCGGGTTCAGCGACCAGCGCGGCATCACCCCGAAGATCCTGGACGGCCTGGGCATCCAGAGCTTCCTGCACACCGAGTCCTGCTTCAACTACCCGGAGTTCCCCGAGCGCAAGACCCCGTTCGAGGCGCTCTACACCGACCTCGACCGCCTGGGGAAGATCTTCCACGTGGAGGACAGGGCGACCGAGGTCGTCGACGGGCTCAAGAAGCGGGTCGACGCCGTGCGCGCCGCGACCCCGCAGGGCGAACCGGTCCCGGTGTTCCTCTACGACTCCGGCACCGACCAGCCCTTCACCGCGGGCGCCCAGGTGCCGCCCACCGAGATCATCTCGTTCGCCGGCGGGCGCAACATCTTCGCCGACGTGGACGCCCGCTGGACCAAGGTCGGCTGGGAGGCGGTGGTCGAGCGGCAGCCCGAGGTGATCGTGATCCTGGACTACGGCGACAAACCCGCCCAGGAGAAGATCGACTTCCTGAGGTCCTCGCCCACCACCGCGACGCTGCCCGCCGTGGTGAACAACCGCTTCCACGTCCTGGACTACAACGAGGGCATCAGCGGACCGCGCAACGTCGACGGCCTCGAAGGCTTCGCCGAGTACCTGAAGACCGTGCCGCGCGGCTGA
- a CDS encoding pyridoxal-phosphate dependent enzyme: MHDHVASAIARPDLISLEDGLVCVRFETMKVVSALAAVEDLLARGVVRPGDTLVDSSSGIYAYALALACHRFGLRCLIIGSTTVDAVLRAQLAVLGAELEQMPPSQNLKLDQDRRVRRVREILDEHPEYHWMRQYHDDVHYLGYRVVAEQIAAEVGGGVSLVGGVGSGASTGALATYLRQLRPDTELVGVQPFGSITFGSEHVVDPEIIIAGIGSSIVFGNVAHELYDVVHWCSFDSALAGSVDLLRRHAVFAGLSTGAGYLAARWERELNPHRTAVFVAADTGHRYAESVFARHREAAAVETLAPQQVSSTDELALPWCRMEWKRAPAPATHA, encoded by the coding sequence GTGCACGACCACGTCGCGTCCGCCATCGCCCGACCCGATCTGATCAGCCTGGAGGACGGACTCGTCTGCGTGCGCTTCGAGACGATGAAGGTCGTCTCGGCGCTCGCCGCCGTGGAGGACCTGCTGGCGCGCGGGGTGGTCCGCCCCGGTGACACGCTGGTGGACAGCTCCAGCGGGATCTACGCGTACGCGCTCGCGCTGGCCTGCCACCGGTTCGGCCTGCGGTGCCTGATCATCGGCTCCACCACGGTCGACGCGGTGCTGCGCGCGCAGCTCGCGGTGCTCGGGGCGGAGCTGGAGCAGATGCCGCCGTCCCAGAACCTCAAGCTGGACCAGGACCGCAGGGTCCGGCGGGTGCGGGAGATCCTGGACGAGCACCCCGAGTACCACTGGATGCGGCAGTACCACGACGACGTGCACTACCTGGGGTACCGGGTGGTGGCAGAGCAGATCGCCGCCGAGGTCGGCGGCGGGGTGTCGCTGGTCGGCGGGGTCGGCTCGGGGGCGTCCACCGGGGCGCTCGCGACCTACCTGCGGCAGCTGCGGCCGGACACCGAGCTCGTCGGCGTGCAACCGTTCGGCAGCATCACCTTCGGCAGCGAGCACGTGGTCGACCCGGAGATCATCATCGCCGGGATCGGGAGTTCGATCGTGTTCGGGAACGTCGCGCACGAGCTGTACGACGTGGTGCACTGGTGCTCGTTCGACTCGGCGCTGGCCGGGTCGGTGGACCTGCTGCGGCGGCACGCGGTGTTCGCCGGGCTGTCCACCGGGGCCGGGTACCTGGCGGCGCGGTGGGAGCGGGAGCTGAACCCGCACCGCACGGCCGTGTTCGTCGCGGCGGACACCGGGCACCGGTACGCCGAGTCGGTGTTTGCCAGGCACCGGGAGGCCGCTGCGGTGGAAACCCTCGCGCCGCAGCAGGTCTCCAGCACGGACGAGCTGGCGCTGCCGTGGTGCCGGATGGAGTGGAAGCGGGCTCCCGCGCCCGCCACGCACGCCTGA
- a CDS encoding TIGR03773 family transporter-associated surface protein produces the protein MRTTEHRRTGRRGRPRLLHAVTALLLALVLANPATALAQSTGDVPAGSEPVSGEQATDAPVAAERLTLSSGHVDLVAVFLEGGDLVVAGKADVDRVATRFDPATTTLQVTDAVRRPAPSAPAYAFLGVPGGAPIHVIPQTFQPDVLWAGWNTESVPRGALAGDALDLTLNSATGPGRVEVYLSGADGPERVFSSHDELPALDVAVPTHAHANWAFTAPGEYELEFQAAATTPSGEPLTSEPVRYTLVVGGGDTTPPTTTTTAPPTTTRPTTTTRPTTTRPTTTLPTTGQPTTGQPTTGQPAPRQPQVPVQQQTPAPQQVQAERCVPTAVTRAAEPGQVEVVSDGHFDYGPVVEGAGLTARVKDDRQGEPVYRDPSSYVFHLDDTARTTPPQGSGYDFLGAGPVWMIPLTQRSGIPWLGWNTQHPSVTSGITGDITMTLENVEGPGKLAVYGQDPFGGVGDRYFGTAEGFPRSTKVPVGRSGVHVHGAWAFTAPGGYAVTFTFSGALNGAQVTARSTLAFHVGPGDPATTRPSAPVVEQAGRTADGRECQVDPRTLASTGLDGSAVAGLAVAAALLIPLGFLLTSLSSLATARTRRR, from the coding sequence ATGCGCACGACCGAGCATCGCCGCACCGGGCGCCGGGGGAGGCCCCGGCTGCTCCACGCGGTCACCGCGCTGCTGCTCGCCCTCGTGCTCGCGAACCCGGCCACCGCGCTCGCCCAGTCCACCGGCGATGTCCCGGCTGGCAGCGAGCCCGTCAGCGGTGAGCAGGCCACCGACGCCCCGGTCGCGGCCGAGCGCCTGACCCTGTCGTCCGGGCACGTCGACCTGGTCGCGGTCTTCCTGGAGGGCGGCGACCTCGTGGTCGCGGGCAAGGCCGACGTCGACCGCGTCGCCACCCGCTTCGACCCGGCCACCACCACGCTCCAGGTCACCGACGCCGTGCGCCGCCCCGCCCCGTCCGCGCCCGCCTACGCCTTCCTCGGCGTCCCCGGCGGCGCCCCGATCCACGTGATCCCGCAGACCTTCCAGCCCGACGTGCTCTGGGCGGGCTGGAACACCGAGTCCGTGCCGCGCGGCGCGCTCGCGGGCGACGCGCTCGACCTGACCCTGAACTCCGCCACCGGCCCCGGCCGCGTCGAGGTCTACCTGTCCGGCGCGGACGGCCCCGAGCGGGTCTTCAGCTCGCACGACGAGCTGCCCGCGCTGGACGTCGCCGTGCCCACCCACGCCCACGCGAACTGGGCGTTCACCGCGCCCGGCGAGTACGAGCTGGAGTTCCAGGCCGCCGCGACCACCCCGTCCGGCGAGCCGCTGACCTCGGAACCGGTCCGCTACACCCTCGTCGTCGGCGGCGGCGACACCACCCCGCCGACCACCACCACGACCGCGCCCCCGACCACCACCCGCCCGACCACCACGACCCGCCCCACCACGACGCGACCCACCACGACGCTGCCCACAACCGGGCAGCCCACAACCGGGCAGCCCACAACCGGGCAGCCCGCGCCCCGGCAGCCGCAGGTCCCGGTGCAGCAGCAAACCCCTGCGCCCCAGCAGGTCCAGGCCGAGCGCTGCGTCCCCACCGCCGTCACCCGCGCCGCCGAACCCGGCCAGGTCGAGGTCGTCAGCGACGGCCACTTCGACTACGGCCCCGTGGTCGAGGGCGCGGGCCTCACCGCCCGCGTCAAGGACGACCGCCAGGGCGAACCCGTCTACCGCGACCCGTCGAGCTACGTCTTCCACCTGGACGACACCGCCCGCACCACCCCGCCCCAGGGCTCCGGCTACGACTTCCTCGGCGCGGGCCCGGTGTGGATGATCCCGCTGACCCAGCGCTCCGGAATCCCGTGGCTGGGCTGGAACACCCAGCACCCCAGCGTCACCTCGGGCATCACCGGCGACATCACCATGACGCTGGAGAACGTCGAGGGCCCCGGCAAGCTCGCCGTCTACGGCCAGGACCCGTTCGGCGGCGTCGGCGACCGCTACTTCGGCACGGCGGAGGGGTTCCCGCGCTCCACCAAGGTCCCGGTCGGCCGCTCCGGCGTGCACGTCCACGGCGCCTGGGCGTTCACCGCCCCCGGCGGCTACGCGGTCACCTTCACCTTCAGCGGCGCCCTGAACGGCGCGCAGGTCACCGCCCGCAGCACCCTCGCCTTCCACGTCGGCCCCGGCGACCCGGCCACCACCCGCCCGAGCGCCCCGGTGGTCGAGCAGGCGGGCCGCACCGCCGACGGCCGCGAGTGCCAGGTCGACCCGCGAACCCTTGCCAGCACGGGACTCGACGGCTCCGCCGTGGCCGGGCTCGCCGTCGCCGCCGCCCTGCTGATCCCCCTCGGTTTCCTGCTCACCAGCCTGTCCTCGCTGGCCACGGCCCGCACCAGGCGCCGCTGA